A segment of the SAR324 cluster bacterium genome:
GTGGAAAAGTCCATCATCGCACCGATTCCCAAAAAGATGAGCGGAGGAAAAATCCCCTGACTTACCCCGAAATAAATATAACTCAGAACACTCCCTTTATCATAAACACTGATGGGCATTCCCGGCACAATCGGCATATTGCCCACTACCACGCCAAAACCAATGGGGACAAGCAACAAGGGTTCATAATCTTTGATGATCGCCAGCGAAATAAAAATGATCCCGATAAGGATCATGATCAGGTTTCCCCATGTCATCATGGCAAAACCTGTACTTGATAAAAAATGACTCAAGGCTTCCATTCAATTCCTCCATAGTACAAATCAGATGTTATTAATCGCTAGCCTCTACGGCGATCTTCTGTAACCGCGATTGTTATCAATTCCTGCCCCTGACTGACGGTATCCCCGACAGAAATCTGAACGGTTTGAACAATTCCATTGACCCGGGAGTTGATTTCATTTTCCATCTTCATTGCCTCCATTTTGAACAATGGCTGTCCCATTTTCACTTCATCGCCAGATTTGACCATAATCGCTATGATCGCGCCTGGAATGGGGGCCGTCACACTTCCCTGCCCACCACCTCCACCGGGAGCGGTAGCAGGAGCCACTGGAGCCGTATTTCTTGTCAAACTACGGTGGGGCTTTGGTGCCGCGGTACCCCGCTCTGTGATGACATCCCTGATTTTAACGGAATAGGATTTGTTATTAATTTCCACTTCAGCGGCTTCCGTGGAAAAATCTTTGACGGTGACAGTATAGGGTTTGTCATTGATCGAAAATTCATATTTACGCATCTTGTCTCCTACGTGGTAATGAGCGCATTTTTCCTGCGGAACCCCACAAAGAACGCTGATCATTAGAAATTGTAATTTTTTGAATGTCCGCTCCGGAAATGGCTTCTAATTCCATATGAATCACCAGTCCGAGCAGGCTCATGATTTCGTCTTCATCACCGGCGATTCCGGTGTTCCCTTCTTCCGTTTTATGTTGTGAGGTTGAAGAAGAAACCTTTTTTTTGGTAATTTTATCCATCAAGTCAAGCATGTTGGCTAACTGGGAGATGAACAGACTGATAAACGCCAGTCCCGCAAACACAACAGCCATTCCAATAATGGTAATTCCAATTCCGTTTCCGTCAATGACATTTTGAAAACTGAAAGCATCCATAAGTTTTTTCCTGGAAAAAGATTACAAAGGAATATTTCCGTGTTTCTTCGCGGGAATAGTATCGTGCTTATGTTCGAGCATCATCAGGGCCTTGATGATCCGGAATCGAGTCCTGTCAGGCCTGATAATATCATCGATGTAGCCTCTTTTTGCGGCGACGTAAGGATTGACAAACTTTTCAGTGTACTCATCTTCCTTCTCTTTTTTGAGAGCGGCGGGATCATCCGCGGTCTTCATGTCACGGGCATATAAAACTTCGACGGCTCCTGTTGCGCCCATCACCGCGATTTCTCCTGTAGGCCACGAATAGTTGATATCTCCGCGAAGGTGTTTGGAACTCATGACACAATAGGCGCCTCCGTAGGCTTTACGGGTAATGACGGTGACTTTGGGAACTGTCGCTTCGGCATAGGCATACAGCATTTTGGCACCGTTTCTGATGATTCCGCCATATTCCTGAGCTGTTCCGGGTAAAAATCCGGGAACATCCACAAACGTCACTAACGGGATGTTGAACGCGTCACAAAAACGTACAAATCGAGCGCCTTTGATGGAAGAATTATTGTCCAGGACACCTGCCAAATATTTGGGCTGGTTGGCCACAATTCCCACGGACTGTCCGCCGTAGCGGCCAAAGCCGATAATCAGGTTGGGCGCATAATCAGGCTGGATTTCAAAAAAATCACCATCATCCACAGTATTCACGATCACTTCCGTCATGTCATAAGGGGCGTTGGGATTTTCAGGAATCAAATCATTCAAATATTCAATTTCACGATCTGAGGGATCATCTGTTTCCAGAAATGGCGGTGGTTCCATGTTGTTTTGCGGCATATAGGAGAACAGCCGTTTGAGATGATCAATCGCTTCTTCTTCACTATTTGCGGCAAGATGCGCGACACCGCTTTTGGAGGTATGAACATCGGCACCACCCAGGGTTTCTGTATCCACATCTTCATGGGTCACTGTTTTAACCACTTTCGGGCCAGTCAGAAACATATAGCTGTTATTTCTTACCATCACCGTAAAGTCAGTCAGCGCAGGCGAATAAACCGCTCCCCCGGCGCAAGGACCGAAGATCCCTGACAATTGAGGAACCACACCTGAAGTCATCACATTTCTTAAAAAGATGTCAGAATAACCCGCCAGACTTTCAATGCCTTCCTGAATACGGGCACCGCCGGAATCATTCAAACCGATCACAGGCGCGCCGTTTTTGACGGCCATGTCCATGACCTTACAAATTTTTTCAGAGAAGGTTTCGGAAAGGGAACCACCTAGCACTGTGAAATCCTGAGAGAACACATAAACCAGACGTCCGTTAATGGTTCCATAACCGGTGACAACGCCATCGCCCAGTATTTCCTGTTTTTCCATGCCGAAATGAGTGCACCTGTGGGTTTTGAACATATCAAATTCTTCAAAACTTCCTTCATCCAGGAGCATATCCAAACGCTCTCTGGCGGTTAAACGTCCATTGTCATGTTGTTTTTTAATCTTGTCAGCCCCACCTCCCAGTTTGGCTTTCTGTCGCATTTGCATTAATTCATCTACTTTTTTTGACATATACTCCTTTTATGTTGAGTAGCGTGTTGTTGCCCCATTTATTATTTAAAAAGCATGGTTCCTATTTCGACTCCGTGTCATCCCAAACGCCTGTGAGGGATCCTGGACTCCAGATGAGGATCTCTCCCTTCGGTCGAGATGACACTGCTGTCCTGTTTTGAACCATTCCATTAAAAAGTGAAGGATTTGCCTGAATCGGCATAAAAACCAATGAGTTGAAATCAGCCATTATAATAGATTTGATACAGGGTTTCTCTCCCCAGAGCTTCATCAACTTTATGCTGTAAATCGCCTCTGGCAGGACTTTCCAGCCACTTGTTCCAGTCATCGAGTGTTTTCCAGGTACTGATCACAAGGTGTTCTTCAGGATCATCAAAATTGATCAATGTTTCACCGGAGATATATCCCGGTTGGGTCATCGCCATGGAGCGCATCTTTAAAAGAAGTGGGCGCATGGCTTCTTCCTGTTCTTTATTCACTCGACGTAAAATAATAATTTTCACAGCCATTTCAAATCTCCTCTTGACAGGTTAGCATTGATTGCTCTCTTGACGATCCCGCATACAGCAACTCACAATTCGAGGATTCCATGTATGCGAGACATCTTCGTTGAAGGGTCAGTAGTTATCCTCTTTCAAATTTTTTCAGGAAGAGCAACAACTTTTTTTATTGTCAGGATCGTCATGAAAACTTCTCTGATCGTTTCAGCGCATAAAACACTTGCCCGGCAGAAATCCCCATATCGTTGGCTGGAATGTTGCGAGGTGTAAGCACTTGAAAATCTTGTTGTAATCGCTGTTTCAATTGTTGAGACAGAAAACGGTTCTGAAAACAACCGCCACTGAAGGCCACCGTTTGAATGCCGGTTTTATTTGCCAGATGCCTGGTCACTTCCACAAAGATTTCTACCAGAGTCTGATGAAATTTTCCTGAAATCACGGAATTGGGAAGGTTGTTTAATTTGTCCTGAACCATCGCGCGGATCAACGACGACACCTGAATTCTGAGCAACCCGCTTTCGTTCTGCCAGGACCATGGATAGCACTC
Coding sequences within it:
- a CDS encoding biotin/lipoyl-binding protein, with the translated sequence MRKYEFSINDKPYTVTVKDFSTEAAEVEINNKSYSVKIRDVITERGTAAPKPHRSLTRNTAPVAPATAPGGGGGQGSVTAPIPGAIIAIMVKSGDEVKMGQPLFKMEAMKMENEINSRVNGIVQTVQISVGDTVSQGQELITIAVTEDRRRG
- a CDS encoding OadG family protein, with amino-acid sequence MDAFSFQNVIDGNGIGITIIGMAVVFAGLAFISLFISQLANMLDLMDKITKKKVSSSTSQHKTEEGNTGIAGDEDEIMSLLGLVIHMELEAISGADIQKITISNDQRSLWGSAGKMRSLPRRRQDA
- a CDS encoding acyl-CoA carboxylase subunit beta; the protein is MSKKVDELMQMRQKAKLGGGADKIKKQHDNGRLTARERLDMLLDEGSFEEFDMFKTHRCTHFGMEKQEILGDGVVTGYGTINGRLVYVFSQDFTVLGGSLSETFSEKICKVMDMAVKNGAPVIGLNDSGGARIQEGIESLAGYSDIFLRNVMTSGVVPQLSGIFGPCAGGAVYSPALTDFTVMVRNNSYMFLTGPKVVKTVTHEDVDTETLGGADVHTSKSGVAHLAANSEEEAIDHLKRLFSYMPQNNMEPPPFLETDDPSDREIEYLNDLIPENPNAPYDMTEVIVNTVDDGDFFEIQPDYAPNLIIGFGRYGGQSVGIVANQPKYLAGVLDNNSSIKGARFVRFCDAFNIPLVTFVDVPGFLPGTAQEYGGIIRNGAKMLYAYAEATVPKVTVITRKAYGGAYCVMSSKHLRGDINYSWPTGEIAVMGATGAVEVLYARDMKTADDPAALKKEKEDEYTEKFVNPYVAAKRGYIDDIIRPDRTRFRIIKALMMLEHKHDTIPAKKHGNIPL
- a CDS encoding antibiotic biosynthesis monooxygenase → MAVKIIILRRVNKEQEEAMRPLLLKMRSMAMTQPGYISGETLINFDDPEEHLVISTWKTLDDWNKWLESPARGDLQHKVDEALGRETLYQIYYNG